In a genomic window of Coregonus clupeaformis isolate EN_2021a chromosome 27, ASM2061545v1, whole genome shotgun sequence:
- the LOC121541605 gene encoding alpha-(1,3)-fucosyltransferase 7: MGSPTFYLRLFISITCLVTLLFFLNEDGWGLYTDRDRSHNVITGNLTILLWHWPFGPSYSLEGDVCWDRYRIPGCRLVDQRSLYPSADLVVFHHRELMMGQERLPLHLPRPRHQKWVWLSLESPDNSGDLKPFNNMFNWTMSYRRDADITIPYGTLLPKDGDTGNDSTEDVIPKDKSLLACWVVSHYEPQHRRSLVYKSLSGSIPVEVYGRLNGRVLAPGDLLYTISHCYFYLAFENSISKDYITEKLWRNAYQAGAVPVVLGPPPDDYMAVAPPNSFIHIEDFPSTKELGNYLRQLMLDKERYAGYFAWRRSHRVKVYTDWRERLCSICPQYHILPAQKVYYDLEAWVR; this comes from the coding sequence ATGGGATCCCCCACATTCTATCTCAGGCTCTTCATCAGCATCACCTGCCTGGTCACTCTATTGTTCTTTCTGAATGAGGATGGGTGGGGTCTATACACTGACAGAGACAGAAGCCACAACGTCATCACAGGGAACCTCACCATCCTCCTGTGGCACTGGCCCTTCGGCCCATCCTACAGCCTGGAGGGAGATGTGTGCTGGGACAGGTACCGTATCCCTGGCTGCCGCCTGGTGGACCAACGCTCCCTCTACCCCAGCGCTGACCTGGTGGTCTTTCACCACAGAGAGCTGATGATGGGCCAGGAGCGGCTGCCGCTCCATCTCCCCCGGCCGAGGCACCAGAAGTGGGTCTGGCTCTCCCTGGAGTCCCCTGACAACAGTGGAGACCTGAAGCCCTTCAATAACATGTTCAACTGGACCATGTCCTACCGCCGCGATGCCGATATCACCATACCTTATGGAACGCTGCTGCCGAAGGACGGAGATACTGGTAATGATAGCACAGAGGACGTCATTCCTAAAGATAAGTCCCTTCTGGCCTGCTGGGTGGTTAGTCACTATGAGCCCCAGCACAGGAGGAGCTTGGTGTACAAGAGCCTAAGCGGAAGCATCCCAGTGGAGGTATATGGGCGATTGAACGGGAGAGTACTGGCCCCCGGCGACCTGCTGTACACCATCTCACACTGCTACTTCTACCTGGCCTTTGAGAACTCCATCTCCAAGGATTACATCACAGAGAAACTCTGGCGGAATGCTTACCAGGCAGGGGCGGTGCCTGTGGTTCTGGGTCCGCCTCCAGATGACTACATGGCTGTGGCCCCACCCAACTCCTTCATCCACATTGAGGACTTTCCATCCACTAAGGAGCTGGGGAACTATCTCCGCCAGCTAATGCTGGACAAGGAGAGATATGCTGGGTACTTTGCGTGGCGGCGTAGCCATCGGGTGAAAGTGTACACAGACTGGCGGGAGAGGCTGTGTAGCATCTGCCCCCAGTATCACATCCTGCCTGCTCAGAAGGTGTACTATGACCTGGAGGCATGGGTCAGGTGA
- the LOC121541146 gene encoding chloride intracellular channel protein 4, protein MAAGPKIELFIKASDDGESVGNCPFCQRLFMILWLKGANFTLTTVDMKRAPEVLKDLAPGSQPPFLIFGEEVRTDTNKIEEFLEVALAPPQYPKLCCRYKESNGAGDDIFHKFSAYIKNSNPGLNDMLEKKFLKSLMKLDHYLLTPLPHELDQNSNARMSSRHYLDGNSLSLADCNLLPKLNIVKVVCRKYRDFEIPAALTGLTRYLTKAYQQDEFRYTCPKDTEILLAYHSVAKYLNK, encoded by the exons ATGGCGGCAGGCCCCAAGATTGAACTTTTCATCAAG GCCAGTGATGATGGGGAGAGTGTGGGGAACTGTCCCTTCTGTCAGCGACTCTTTATGATCCTCTGGCTGAAGGGGGCCAACTTCACCCTCACCACAGTGGACATGAAGAG GGCTCCAGAGGTGCTGAAGGACCTGGCCCCAGGTTCTCAGCCCCCGTTCCTCATCTTCGGGGAGGAGGTGCGGACTGACACCAACAAGATCGAGGAGTTTCTAGAGGTGGCCCTGGCTCCCCCACA GTACCCCAAGCTCTGCTGTCGCTACAAGGAGTCCAATGGTGCTGGAGACGACATCTTCCACAAGTTCTCAGCATACATCAAGAACTCTAACCCTGGGCTCAATGATA TGCTGGAGAAGAAGTTTCTGAAGAGCCTGATGAAGTTGGATCATTACCTGCTGACGCCACTCCCACATGAGCTGGACCAGAACTCAAACGCCCGCATGTCCTCACGGCACTATCTGGACGGGAACTCCCTCAGTCTAGCTGACTGCAACCTGCTGCCCAAGCTCAACATAGTCAAG GTGGTGTGTAGGAAGTACCGTGACTTTGAAATCCCTGCGGCTCTGACTGGTCTGACccgctacctgaccaaggccTACCAGCAGGACGAGTTCCGCTATACCTGCCCCAAGGACACCGAGATCCTACTGGCCTACCACTCAGTGGCCAAGTACCTCAACAAGTAG